From Pirellulales bacterium:
CCCAGCCCGAACAGCACACTGTGGTCGACTGGCACAGTCCCCTCGACAGTCGACAGTGGTGACGGTCAAGCCGTGGAGCTGGGCGTCAAGTTCACCGCCACCGCCAACGGCTACGTTACGGGCGTCGAGTTCTACAAGGCCGCGGCCAACACCGGCACGCATACCGGCAGCCTGTGGTCGTCGACGGGACAGTTGCTCGCCACCGGCACCTTCACGAACGAAACCGCCAGCGGCTGGCAGACCTTGACCTTTGCGAGCCCCGTGGCAATCACCGCCGGCACGACGTACGTGGCGGGCTATTACGCCCCGGCGGGACATTACTCCGTGACGCGCTCGTATTTCACCTCGGGCTATACGAGTGGCTCCTTGCAAGTGCTCCCCAGCGGGGGCGTCTACATGTACGGCAGCGGCGCCTTCCCCACGCAGTCGTACCAGGCGAGCAACTACTGGGTCGACGTCCTGTTCACCACGATCAGGCCGGTGGACACGACACCGCCGACGGTCGTCTCGGTGACACCGGTCGGCGCTTCGACGGGCGTGGGCACGAATTCGCCGATCACGGTTACGTTCAGCGAGGCGTTAACCGTTGCCAGCGTCACGAGCAGCACGCTCCAATTGCGCGACGCGAACAACAACCTGGTTCCAGCAACGGTGAGCTATAACGCTGCGACGAATACCGCCACCTTGACACCCATCACCGCACTAGCCAACTCGATGACCTACGTGCTGACCGTCGTCGGTGGCGCGGGTGGCGTCAAAGACCTTGCCGGCAATCCCCTGGCCGCCAACACTTTCTCGTCGTTCACGACGGTACCCGCTTTGGGGACGGCCACCGCTTTGTGGGACGCTACCATCACGCCGACAACGCCCGATAGCGGCGACAACCGAGCGATCGAAGTCGGGGTTAAATTCACTGCCAGCACCGATGGCTTCATCACCGGCATCTCATTCTATAAATCGACGAACAATACCGGCACGCATACCGGCAGCCTGTGGTCGTCGACAGGGCAATTGCTGGCCACAGGCACTTTCACGAATGAGACTGCCAGCGGCTGGCAGACCCTGGTCTTTGATAATCCCGTGGCCATCACCGCGGGCACGACCTACGTGGCCAGCTACCACACGAACGTAGGCTACTACGCGTACACCCACTCGTACTTCGCTTCGCCCTATTCCAGCGGAGTGCTTACCGTCGCGGCGAATGGTGGCGTCTATTCTTACGGCGACAGCGCCTTCCCCACGGCGAGCTACATGGCAACCAACTACTGGGTCGAGCCGATCTTCCGACCCATCGGTAGCTGATCGGCCGTGGAGTGGCCAACGGTTGCCTAATCCTCGCCATGCCAGCAATGCCAGCGTCGGCCTTTGCGAGCTTGCCGAGAGCCGGCCGAGTGCCCTTGGCGCGTTGCGGCACCGCATCTATTGTCTTGCCGCTCGCGACATTAGCGAAGGTCGCCGATCCCTTTCTCCGGCCGGAAGGTTCCGATGCGAATTCTTTTTGTGGGCGGTATGTACCGCGGCTATCGACTTGCGCAACGCCTGCTCGAGCGCGGCGAGAACATCGTCGGCGCCTTTGTCTACGAGGAAGACGCCCACGAGGCTCCGAAGTACGCCGAGCACATTGCGTCCCTGTTTGCGTCGCGCAACGTGTGGTGCAAAGCCACGCGCAAGATCACCGAGAACCACGCGGCCGACGTCGTCGGTCGCCTGGCGCCGGATGTGATCTTCTGCCTGGGTTGGCGCACGCTCATTCCGCCCGGCATGCTGGCCGCGACGCCACGTGGTGGCATTGCGGTACACGATTCCCTGCTGCCGCGCCTGCGCGGGTTTGCGCCGACGAACTGGGGCATGATCCTGGGGCACGAGCGCTTGGGCGCAACGCTCTTTCAACTCACCGATGAAGTGGACGCCGGTGTGATCTATTTTCAAGAAAAGATCGAGCCTGCTCCGCGTGAAAGCTTTGCGTCGATTCAGGAGCGGATCGCGGAAGTCTCCGTACGGCTGTTCGAGCGTTTTCTCGACGGCGCCCGGGCGGGCACGCTGAGCCCCCGCGTCCAATGCGAGGAACTAGCCAGCTATGCCTGCTCGCGCCGACCGCAAGACGGGGAAATCAACTGGCATGAGTCGAGCGAAAGCATCGATCGGCTGGTGCGCGCGCTAGGGCGCCCCGGGCCGGGCGCTTTCACCTATTACCAGGGGCGCGAGCTGTCGATCCTCGATGCCCACGCATTACCAAACCCGAAGAAATTCGAAGGGCGCGTGATCGGGCGGGTCTTTGATCGCGATCCGGCGACCGGAACGGCCGACGTGTTGTGCGGCGAAGGGGTATTGCGCATTGCGCGCGTGCAGCGCGGCGCCGAGCCCGAGCAACCGGCCGCGGTCGTGCTGACGAGCGTCCGAGAATCCTTGGGGATGAATCATTCGCACGAAATCGTGAGTTTGCGCACGCGCGTCGAGGAGCTGGAACAGCTGATTCGCCGCCTTGGCGCTTCAGACGAAACGCAGGCCGGCGCCGCGGAGGGCGCGGACCGGATTCCCTTGCCGAGGCGCGCTTCGGCGTGATCTTTCGGCCGCAACAAGGATGTGAAGATGATTCGAGTGGGCGTAATCGGCGCCGGCTACTGGGGCCCGAACCTGATTCGTAATTTCAACGTCTGTCCCGACACGCAACTCGTGGCCGTTTGCGATCGGGACGAGGCGCGGCTGAAAAAGGCAATCGCCGGGCTGCCCGAAGTGCAGCCGATCCGCGAACTCGACGAGCTGCTCGCCCGCGGTGATATCGACGCCGTGGCAATTGCCACGCCGGTCGCCACGCACGCACCGATGGGCCTGGCGGCGCTGCGTGCTGGCAAGCACGTATTGCTGGAAAAGCCGCTCGCCGCCTCGGTCCAGGAGGCCAAGGAGCTCGTGCGAGTCGCCAAGGACCTCGACCGGGTGTTGATGGTCGATCACACGTTCATCTACAGCGGACCGGTGCAAAAGATCAAGCAATTGATCGAGTCGGGCGAAATCGGCGACCTGTACTTCATCGACAGCGTGCGGATCAACCTCGGCCTGTTCCAGCACGACGTGAACGTGGTTTGGGATCTTGCGCCGCATGACCTTTCGATTCTCGATTTCCTGATTGGCCGGCTGCCCAAGAGCTTGTCGGCGTTCGGGACTTCGCACGCCGACAACGTGCGCGAGATCGAGGACGTCGCGTATCTGAATCTCGACATGGGCGATGGCCTGCTGGCTTCGTTCCATGTCAATTGGCTGAGCCCGGTGAAAGTCCGACATTTCATTATCGGCGGCAGCCGCAAGAGCATCGTCTACGACGATCTCGAGCCGGCCGAGAAGGTGAAGGTCTACGATCGCGGCATCACGGTGAACGGTGACATCGACGCCCGCCGTGGCGTGCTCGTGGGCTATCGGACCGGCGACGTCTGGTCGCCGCATATTGCACATTCCGAGCCGCTGGCCTTGATGGTCAAGCACTTTGCCGAGTGCATACGCGACCACAAAGAGCCGCTGACCAGCGGTCAATCGGGTCTGCGGGTGGTGCAGATTCTGGACGCGGCCCAGCGCAGCATCAAAGCGCAAGGGGGCCGGATCACGCTGTAAGCCGACTTCGTCGCCTGGGTCAGGCGGCGCGTCGCAGCGGGACCGCCGACGCGCAAGCTCCGCCCGTCGCACGACGGAAAATCGCGTACTGATGGCTCGCCGCCGGCTCGTGCATGACCAGATCGTGCGTCTCGCCGGCGGTCAGCGCGTGATGACAGGCATGGCCCGCCGCCGAGAGAATCTGCCGAACTACGATCAACTGCGCGGCGGCACATGTCTGCCCGGGATTTTCGAGCAAATCCGGTTGCTCGATCACGAGCAGCCCTGACGCTTCGCCACCTTCCAGCGTCGCCGTGCCGTCGGACGGCAGGTAGCGAAATTCCACGCCCGACTCATGGGCATGCTGGCGATGAAACGTGGCGAACCCGTCGGTCGAGCGGTTGACGCAGATGACCGGCGGCCGATGCGGGCTGGCTGTCATGGCTCGCATGAACGCTTCGGACAGCCACGAGCCCTGCGCGGCGCCGACGAGCACGCCGCACCCGATCTCTTCGCGCGTGAGCAGCCGGATCATTTCTGCTGCGTCGGCAGCAAACGGGTCGGGCGCAGGAGTATAGAGTGCGTGCTGGACTTTTTGCACGACACGGTGCCAGCGGTCTTGTAGTTTCTTGCCGCGGCGGGCCAAGCGGCTCTGGGCGTTCAGCGAGTGATAGAGCAGCGTCTGGCTGACCGGCAATTTCTGTTTTGACTTCGCGGGAGTAGACGCAGGAAGTTGCATCTTTTCGACCGGCCGCGGCATACTCGTCCCAGTTTGCAATTCCGCAAGCCCCTGCTGTCCGCAAGCGACGAGCATCGTGCGCAAGCTGGCCGTCCACTCTTCGGGCGGTGCGCAGGGCGTACGATGCACGGTCGGACGTTCCTGCGGCAAGGTGTCGTTCGATGCGACAAAGGACGATTGCTGACACGCGGCTGCGACTGCCTGGCGCGCACGATCCAGTTCCGCGTTACGCACGTGTGGAAATTGCGCGGCGCGTAACGCCGCCTCGCGGCGGTTGCCGTGGCACAAGAGCGTGACGAGGAACCAGGCCCATTCCGTTGGGTCGGGCTCGAAACCTTGCTCGCTCGTCGACTGGTGGCTGGGGAAGTGCTCGCGCATCGTGGCGAGCGCTTCGGCGGACTTGCCTTGGTGAAGCTGGCACTTCACCAGGGCGAACTTATGGTCGAGAATCGGCGGCTGATGGTAGTTCAGGCCCGCGCGGTAGAGGCGTTCCGCCTCGGCGTAGTCCCCCGCGCGTAGCCGCTGGTTGCCGGCAGCCAGCAAAGCGCCGTCGACGGCGTTGGCCGCGGCGTGCCTGTTAGCCTCGCCGGAGGCGATTTCTGAAATGCGCATCGGCTCGAACGGGCCCGGCTGCACGACGCGCTGCCCCGGTTTTAGTCGCCGATGCAAGTTGAACCAGTCAAAGACCTGGTTTCGGTGGTGAATCGTGTGTCGAGAATCGACCAGCGCCTTCCCAGCGGCGGTAATCCGCGCGAGTTCCTCCGGGTGCTCGAAAAGCCATTCGAGCTTGTCGAGCACGTCGTTTTCGTCGGTGTAGACGCAATTGACCATGTCTCGAAAACCAGCAGCCTCGAGGCCGGGCGTTTTCTCGGTCAACAAGCAGCTATTGCAGGCGGGGATCTCGAAGTGCTTGCGCACGACTTCGTTGGCGATCGTGCCGCACGTGGGGGCGATGTACGAGGAATTCAGCAACTGGGCGTACTTTACCCCCTCCAGGAAACCTGACGTGCGCGGCTTTGCTTTCTTCCAGCACCAGCCGAAGTGCGGGCTGTGTAAGGTCGGGTAGTGACGCGATACGATCCGAGCGATGCGGCTGCGCCACGGGTAATGCGTCGCCTGGCTGCCGGTGAACAGGATGGGCACAACCTTCGCCAAGCCGTAATCGCGAAACACTTCCGGGGTCACGAAATTGGGCCACACGAACATGTCGCCGGCAATTGATGGCGTGTATTCGGCCATCGAGACCGAAATGCCGAAGTAGCCCGCCACGCCCCAATTCGCCATGTTCGCGATCGCCGTCTTGCGTGTCGGGCAGTACGCATCGCAATGCACGAAGCCCAGCTTCGGAACCTGCGGACTGTAGTCCGTGTTTTTCACCTCGGCCTGCACCGTGTAGACGCCGGTTTCGAAGATGGCCAGATCGGGCTCGTGCTGGTCGCAGAGCTGCTGGTAGTCGCATGACCGCTCGTTGACGAGGGTCAAATCAAAGTACTGCGACATGCACCGTTCCTGCTCGCGCATGTGCAGTTGCACGAACGAGGGGAGCTTCGGCTGCAGAAACCGCAACCACAGGAGCTTCGGCTTTCTGTCGGTGCTCATGGAGCCGTCCTGAAAGGTGACCATGCCGCGCAGCCGCGCAAGGCCTTTGATTTCCGTCCGTAGTGTTTGCGCTTGCTGGCAAATGATCGCCAGCATGCCCGCAAGGTTTATCCAATCGCATCATTCGGCCGTTTAGCGACGCCACTTGAGATGCACCGTGGCGGAGGCAGCGTGAGCCCGAAGTCTTGGATCGCGCCCCGGGGCGGTGTCGCGCGGTGGGGCCTCATGGCTCTCTTTGCTCCCAGGTCGTTGCGCGTTCGTTGCTTCCCTGCATAGGTCAGAACCGGGCCGTGTGCTGGCCAAACGGGGGGATTTTCGGCTCGATTTCGTCGGAGATTCGCGGCTCATTCCGGATGGGGCGAATTTTCCATCGGAAAATTCTACTTAGTTCCTGCAAGATCGCTCAGCCCACTTGTTTTCCTAGTCATCCCACATCAACATGAGCGTTCGAGGGTGGCCCACGGAACGGTCACTCTCGAGCGTGCGGACTCCCTTCCTCCCGCACGTCGCTTTGCCCGCCGATCGAGCCAACCCCCGTTGGCAAAGCCGCCTGGATGCGGTCGGTGTCGCTTCCCCTCATCTCCTCGCT
This genomic window contains:
- a CDS encoding formyltransferase family protein, which translates into the protein MRILFVGGMYRGYRLAQRLLERGENIVGAFVYEEDAHEAPKYAEHIASLFASRNVWCKATRKITENHAADVVGRLAPDVIFCLGWRTLIPPGMLAATPRGGIAVHDSLLPRLRGFAPTNWGMILGHERLGATLFQLTDEVDAGVIYFQEKIEPAPRESFASIQERIAEVSVRLFERFLDGARAGTLSPRVQCEELASYACSRRPQDGEINWHESSESIDRLVRALGRPGPGAFTYYQGRELSILDAHALPNPKKFEGRVIGRVFDRDPATGTADVLCGEGVLRIARVQRGAEPEQPAAVVLTSVRESLGMNHSHEIVSLRTRVEELEQLIRRLGASDETQAGAAEGADRIPLPRRASA
- a CDS encoding Gfo/Idh/MocA family oxidoreductase — its product is MIRVGVIGAGYWGPNLIRNFNVCPDTQLVAVCDRDEARLKKAIAGLPEVQPIRELDELLARGDIDAVAIATPVATHAPMGLAALRAGKHVLLEKPLAASVQEAKELVRVAKDLDRVLMVDHTFIYSGPVQKIKQLIESGEIGDLYFIDSVRINLGLFQHDVNVVWDLAPHDLSILDFLIGRLPKSLSAFGTSHADNVREIEDVAYLNLDMGDGLLASFHVNWLSPVKVRHFIIGGSRKSIVYDDLEPAEKVKVYDRGITVNGDIDARRGVLVGYRTGDVWSPHIAHSEPLALMVKHFAECIRDHKEPLTSGQSGLRVVQILDAAQRSIKAQGGRITL
- a CDS encoding glycosyltransferase; the encoded protein is MSTDRKPKLLWLRFLQPKLPSFVQLHMREQERCMSQYFDLTLVNERSCDYQQLCDQHEPDLAIFETGVYTVQAEVKNTDYSPQVPKLGFVHCDAYCPTRKTAIANMANWGVAGYFGISVSMAEYTPSIAGDMFVWPNFVTPEVFRDYGLAKVVPILFTGSQATHYPWRSRIARIVSRHYPTLHSPHFGWCWKKAKPRTSGFLEGVKYAQLLNSSYIAPTCGTIANEVVRKHFEIPACNSCLLTEKTPGLEAAGFRDMVNCVYTDENDVLDKLEWLFEHPEELARITAAGKALVDSRHTIHHRNQVFDWFNLHRRLKPGQRVVQPGPFEPMRISEIASGEANRHAAANAVDGALLAAGNQRLRAGDYAEAERLYRAGLNYHQPPILDHKFALVKCQLHQGKSAEALATMREHFPSHQSTSEQGFEPDPTEWAWFLVTLLCHGNRREAALRAAQFPHVRNAELDRARQAVAAACQQSSFVASNDTLPQERPTVHRTPCAPPEEWTASLRTMLVACGQQGLAELQTGTSMPRPVEKMQLPASTPAKSKQKLPVSQTLLYHSLNAQSRLARRGKKLQDRWHRVVQKVQHALYTPAPDPFAADAAEMIRLLTREEIGCGVLVGAAQGSWLSEAFMRAMTASPHRPPVICVNRSTDGFATFHRQHAHESGVEFRYLPSDGTATLEGGEASGLLVIEQPDLLENPGQTCAAAQLIVVRQILSAAGHACHHALTAGETHDLVMHEPAASHQYAIFRRATGGACASAVPLRRAA